The region TTCGTCGGATTCCCGCTCGGTGGCCTGCTGGCGTTCGGTTTCCTGGCCACCTCGGCGATCGTCTTCCACCCGCTGGACGTGGGGGTGGACACCCTCGGGCAGGCGGTACTCCCCGCCGGTCTGGCCTTCGGCAAGGTCGGGCTGGCCCTGATCATCCTCGGTGTCTTCGCCGCCACCTTCGGTGCGGCGATGGAGACCAGCCTGTCGTCGGGGTACGCGGTCGCCCAGTACTTCGGCTGGTCCTGGGGCAAGCTGCTGCGACCCCGCCAGGCGATCCGCTTCCACACCGTGGTGCTGGTCAGCATCCTGCTCGCCGTGGCGGCCCTGCTCACCACGATCGACCCGGTGCAGCTCACCGAATACATGCTGATCTTCAGCGCGGTGGTGTTACCCCTGACCTACCTGCCGATCCTCGTCGTCGCGAACGACCGGGGTTACCTCGGCGACAAGGTCAACGGGCCGTTCGCCAACACCCTCGGGGTGGTGTACCTCGTCATCGTCATGGCCGCCGCCGTGGCAGCCATCCCCCTGATGGTGATGACCGGAATGGGAGGCTGACCATGCTGATCAGTTTCGACCTGCTCGACCGGCAGATCGTCGACCGGGACGGCATCCCGGTCGGCAAGGTCGACGACGTCGAACTCGGCAGGACCGACGAGGGACGGTTCTACGTGGCCGCGCTGCTCACCGGGCAGCAGGCGCTCGGCGCACGCTTCGGGGGCGCGCTCGGCCGATGGATCACCAACATCGCCGTACGCCTCGACGAGCATCGGCTCGGTCCCCGCCGGATCGGGTACGACCTGGTGGCCAGCATCGACAGTGCGGTACACCTGAGCATCCGGCGGGACCTGCTGCCCGCCCCCGCACTGGAGACCTGGCTCGACACGCACCTGATCGGACGGATCCCCGGAGCCGGCGATGCCGGCTGACCTGCCCACCCCGGCCGACCGCCTGCCTCCGGCCGACCGCCTGCCTCCGGCCAACCACTCGACTTCAGCCGACCACCAGGCTCCGGCCGGGCAGCCGTTGCGGGTCAGTGACCTGCTCGGTCGGCGGACCGTGGACGCCGCCGGCCGTTACCTCGGTCGGGTGGTGGATGTCGTCACCGAACTCGACGAGCAGGGCCGGCCGGCGCTGACCGCCGCAGTGGTCGTACGCGGCCCATGGGGGCGGTTACTCGGCTACGACCGGGACCAGGTCCGGGGACCGTGGCTACTCGAAACCCTCGCGCGGCGGATCCTGCGCCGGACAATGACCCGGGTCACCTGGACCGAGCTGATCTGGCAGCATCCGCCATCATCCGACCCGATTGCCCCTGGACGGTGACGGTGCAGGGCTGACGGCGGTGGCTCAGGACTGGAGGATGGCGGCAAAGCGCCTCTCGGCGAGGTCGAACTGGTCCAGAATGTGCTGCTTCGCCTCGTCGTCGAGCGGAGTGTCCGGCCGCACCACCAGGTCACGCAGAATCGGCACCAGCGGCCGATACTTGGTGGCCGCCCGGTGGATCTTCGAGCCGGTCGTGTGGATCACGCCGACGCCATTGTCGGTGAAGTCCGAAACCTTGATCACCCGAGCCCACGGGTCCCGACTCAGGCTCTCCGCCACGTGTTCGCGGTACTGCTCGTCCCGGTCCCGGTCCGGGTCGTACGCCGGGTTGGTAACCGACCGGACCAGGTCCGCCACCCGCGGGCCGAAGTCGCGGGCCAGCACCCGCAGTGCCGCCTCGGTCGGGTCGGCGGGCTGGCCGCCGGCCAGGGCCTCAGGATGGTCCTCGACCGCGTCGTGCAGCAGCGCGGCGACGATGACGTCGACGTCGTACACCCGGTAGTAGCAGATGATCCGAATCGCGACCCGGAGCAGGTGGTTGAGGTACGGCTCGCGTACCCGCCGGTCGTCACGGTGCAGCCGGGCCGCGAGGGTGAGCGCCCGATCCAGCTTGGCCCGGGCGGCCTCGTCGAATCGGGCGATCTCCAACGCGAACCGTTGCCGTAGCCCCTCCTCGCCATAGACCTCGGTGACCGCGTGCAACGGCAGGGACAGCAGGTACGTCGGGATCAGCTCCTCCACGTTGCATGTCTACCGGATGCCACGCATCGACGGTGTCCCGGTGTCGATCAGCTGTGGTGTCCCGGTGTCGATCACCTGCTGCCCCACCCTGGATCAGGGACGCACGTAGCCGAGCAGTTGCTCGGTGCGCTGTCCCTCGCACCCCGAGTCGGCGCTGACGAAGTGGTCCCCGTTGCTCGGCAGGTAGCACCAGTACAGCGGAACCGTCCCGGTCGTGGCAGCGGTATAGGCGTAGCCGACCGGGCCGAGCGGGAACTGCCCCTCGCACCCCCGCTCCCGGCTCAGCAACGAATGCTGACCGACCTTGCACTCGTAGAGCAGAACCGTCCCGGCAGCCGGGCTACGCAGCAACCGCCACCGCCGCTCCTCGGCGAATCCGGTCGGCAGTTGCCGGGTCGTGGCGACATGTCCGGCGCTGGCCTTGTATCCCCGGGTCAGCACGGTATACGGCAGCTGCTCGAACCCACAGGAGAGTCGCGGCGGGTTGAGGTCGCTGCGGTTGGCCAGCGCCCAGGTCGACCAGGCCGGTTTGGCGCTACCGTCGGCCCGACGCAGGCCCAGCCGAAGCTGCCCCTCATCGGGATTGTCCTGCATCCGGTGGTAGAGGTAACTCTCGATACCGGGCGTGCCGAGGATGTTGCGGAAGCTCTGACAGATCCCGCTCGCCTGTGCGGCCTCGCTGGAGGGGGAGCTGGAGTTGACCCCCTGCTCGGTAAGC is a window of Micromonospora polyrhachis DNA encoding:
- a CDS encoding PRC-barrel domain-containing protein; protein product: MPADLPTPADRLPPADRLPPANHSTSADHQAPAGQPLRVSDLLGRRTVDAAGRYLGRVVDVVTELDEQGRPALTAAVVVRGPWGRLLGYDRDQVRGPWLLETLARRILRRTMTRVTWTELIWQHPPSSDPIAPGR
- a CDS encoding HD domain-containing protein, whose protein sequence is MIPTYLLSLPLHAVTEVYGEEGLRQRFALEIARFDEAARAKLDRALTLAARLHRDDRRVREPYLNHLLRVAIRIICYYRVYDVDVIVAALLHDAVEDHPEALAGGQPADPTEAALRVLARDFGPRVADLVRSVTNPAYDPDRDRDEQYREHVAESLSRDPWARVIKVSDFTDNGVGVIHTTGSKIHRAATKYRPLVPILRDLVVRPDTPLDDEAKQHILDQFDLAERRFAAILQS